A section of the Lepus europaeus isolate LE1 chromosome 19, mLepTim1.pri, whole genome shotgun sequence genome encodes:
- the ANKRD11 gene encoding ankyrin repeat domain-containing protein 11 isoform X2, translating to MGLSGIRAGYPLSERQQVALLMQMTAEESANSPVDTTPKHPSQSTVCQKGTPTSASKTKDKVNKRNERGETRLHRAAIRGDARRIKELIGEGADVNVKDFAGWTALHEACNRGYYDVAKQLLAAGAEVNTKGLDDDTPLHDAANNGHYKVVKLLLRYGGNPQQSNRKGETPLKVANSPTMVNLLLGKGTYTSSEESSTDSSEEEDAPSFAPSSSVDGNNTDSEFEKGLKHKAKNPEPQKTATPVKDEYEFDEDDEQDRVPPVDDKHLLKKDYRKEAKANSFISIPKMEVKSYTKNNTIAPKKAAHRILSDTSDEEDVGLAVGPGEKLRLAAHTVVPANKTRESSNSKQQKEKNKVKKKRKKETKGKEVRFGKRSDKFCSSESESESSESEEDDGDSAGSSGCLKGSPLVLKDPSLLSSLSASSASSHGSSAAQKHNPSHTDQHAKHWRTDNWKTISSPAWSEVSSLSDSTRTRLTSESDCSSESSSVESLKPARKKQEHRKRGGLPSAPDRKSAVPRLDKDGKVVKKHKTRHRHRDRGKGACAVSQELKLRSLAYEYEDSRPKAEKAGLLDSDGPADGKPRVLRHERDHFKKEEKLSKMKSEEKEWLFKDDIIKVSKDEKSLKRVRELSRSFREDKERANRVEKDKPAKEKSPKEEKLRPHKEERKKKAKERPSKAEKKEDRASKDKEKPKRERAPREDCAFDDYCSKGPFLENEDSKFSLSDDQHERWFSDLSDSTFDLRGEDSWDSPGTDYRDMKSDPVAKLILEPVKDDSKERKRDAKAREKPRDLRDAFFRKRDRDYLDKNTEKRKEQAEKHRGLPGYLPEKDKKRRELPDGARKRPEEAHREDGREHGVGDSDFPRGLEPWERHHPAREREKREGPEKERKEKAKADKYKEKSGDRDRGDRSALDKGPKDKEFDKSGKDKKETKEKHKDMHGKDKERKASLEQGRERKERPFPGSAPEDLPERKGKEKSWYMADIFTDESEDEKEGLGDGLQDREDGREPHPPDRHRKPPADRPHAEKPKDKDPRDKRKDGGKERKEKPLEKGREKREKEPADRARERRERPTSDAAPDRRSKQKLPDKADKRHCSEDKAKSKHREKADKEHARDRKSARSADAERSLLEKLEEEALHECREDCADRMSEASSDSFAEHGQDPGLSALLELSFTEPPADDKAKEAGSLPERLREKERHRHSSSSSKKSHDRAKKEKAERKERSEDRQGCGQGEKELLGADPCGPPYGLGADAEDAPERTVDLLSAEKKDRNDPEREPARRAEKELKPYGSSALSILKEKKRRERHREKWREERDKHRDRHARDKDNPPGAFKDKARDEGLRPGEARVKEKQDRGDAGKLGAGSEKPPALPPPPPPRDVGRKDGRPREKLLGDGDLMMTSFERMLSQKDLEVEERHKRHKERMKQMEKMRHRSGDPRLKEKAKAADEGRKKGLDLPLKKPLGPEPPCRDRKLKEAAPTAPAAESKLHGGPGTEPKDWLTGPPVKEGLPASPRPDQGRPTGVPTPTSVVSCPSYEEVMHTPRTPSCSAEDYTDLVFDCADSQHSMAVSATSTNACSPSFFDRFSVASSGLPENPSQTPTRPLSTSLYRSVSVDVRRTPEEEFSVGDKLFRQQSVPAASSYNSPVQHLLEDKGPLPAVPTDKFACLSPGYYSPDYGLPSPKAEALHCPPAAVVSVTPSPEGVFSSLQAKSSPSPRGELLAPPIEGSLAPDLGLPLDATEDQQATAAIIPPEPSYLEPLDEGPFSAVITEEPVEWAHPAAEQALSSENPVSWPVGSELLLKSPQRFPESPRHFCPAEPLPTAAPGPLGASETSYPVSPVSYPLPVPEPGLEEAKDHGVETLPVAVATAEEATPCAPPARLGPFFSNCTSLPEAPLAVDPEPPCMTTVAPVEPLGALENSFLDSSQNLPALGQVEPVTWPDAFPTSEDDLDLGPFSLPELPLQAKDVPDVEAEPVEAALGPPEKVPPGAPVAADGGDAPSLPAEEQPAPPPDQPCSRPSSEHESSEAPRVELPAEDTVEAGTVADERGPEASDSGSAPAAAGPQPLVGKDEETEAADHSAASQCAPDGPTVDSSTQSSTQPKAMDGAGRDEEEAVPAHAPALAENPPSGLQSEATEPEPKPPAEAPRVPKVEEIPQRMTRNRAQMLASQSKQSTPPAEREAPPTPAPRAKARGSEEEDAQSQHPRKRRFQRSSQQLQQLHTSTQQTREVIQQTLAAIVDAIKLDAIEPYHSDRSNPYFEYLQIRKKIEEKRKILCFIPPQAPQCYAEYVTYTGSYLLDGKPLSKLHIPVIAPPPSLAEPLKELFKQQEAVRGKLRLQHSIEREKLIVSCEQEILRVHCRAARTIANQAVPFSACTMLLDSEVYNMPLESQGDENKSVRDRFNARQFISWLQDVDDKYDRMKTCLLMRQQHEAAALNAVQRMEWQLKVQELDPAGHKSLCVNEVPSFYVPMVDVNDDFVLLPA from the exons AGCCCAG TTGATACGACGCCAAAGCACCCCTCCCAGTCCACGGTGTGTCAGAAGGGCACGCCCACCTCCGCCTCCAAGACCAAAGACAAAGTGAACAAGAGAAACGAGCGTGGGGAGACGCGCCTGCACCGCGCCGCCATTCGGGGGGACGCCCGCCGCATCAAGGAGCTCATTGGCGAGGGGGCGGACGTCAACGTCAAGGACTTTGCCG GCTGGACAGCGCTGCACGAGGCGTGCAACCGTGGCTACTACGACGTTGCCAAGCAGCTGCTGGCCGCAGGTGCAGAGGTAAACACCAAGGGCCTGGATGACGACACGCCCCTGCACGATGCCGCCAACAACGGCCACTACAAG gtggtgaagctgctgctgcGGTACGGAGGGAATCCCCAGCAGAGCAACCGAAAGGGCGAGACCCCTCTGAAAGTGGCCAACTCCCCCACGATGGTGAACCTGCTGCTGGGCAAAGGCACCTACACCTCCAGCGAGGAGAGCTCCACAG ACAGCTCAGAAGAGGAGGATGCCCCGTCCTTTGCGCCGTCCAGCTCGGTGGACGGCAACAACACGGACTCTGAGTTTGAGAAGGGCCTGAAGCACAAGGCCAAGAACCCTGAGCCCCAGAAGACGGCGACGCCCGTCAAGGACGAGTACGAGTTCGACGAGGACGATGAGCAGGACAGGGTTCCCCCCGTGGACGACAAGCACTTGCTGAAAAAGGACTACAGGAAGGAGGCCAAGGCGAATAGTTTCATTTCCATACCCAAGATGGAAGTTAAAAGTTACACTAAAAATAACACGATCGCACCAAAGAAGGCAGCCCATCGCATCCTGTCGGACACGTCCGACGAGGAGGACGTGGGCCTCGCGGTGGGGCCGGGAGAGAAGCTGAGGCTCGCGGCACACACGGTGGTGCCTGCTAACAAAACACGGGAGTCTTCTAACTCCAAgcagcaaaaagaaaagaataaagtgaaaaagaagcgaaagaaagaaacaaaaggcaaAGAAGTTCGGTTTGGGAAAAGGAGCGACAAGTTCTGCTCGTCAGAGTCGGAGAGCGAGTCTTCGGAGAGTGAGGAGGACGACGGGGACTCAGCGGGGAGCTCCGGCTGCCTCAAGGGGTCCCCGCTGGTGCTGAAAGACCCCTCGCTGCTCAGCTCGCTGTCtgcctcctccgcctcctcccacGGCAGCTCCGCAGCCCAGAAGCATAACCCCAGCCACACAGACCAGCACGCCAAGCACTGGCGCACGGACAACTGGAAAACCATTTCCTCTCCTGCCTGGTCCGAGGTGAGCTCCTTGTCAGACTCCACAAGGACGAGACTGACCAGCGAGTCTGACTGCTCCTCGGAGAGCTCGAGCGTGGAGTCGCTGAAGCCCGCGAGGAAGAAGCAGGAGCACAGGAAGCGCGGCGGCCTGCCCAGCGCACCTGACAGGAAGAGCGCCGTCCCCAGGCTGGACAAGGACGGCAAGGTCGTCAAGAAACACAAAaccaggcacaggcacagggacagggGGAAAGGGGCCTGCGCCGtcagccaggagctgaagctgagAAGCCTGGCTTACGAGTACGAGGACTCCAGGCCCAAGGCCGAGAAGGCGGGGCTCTTGGACAGCGATGGCCCCGCAGACGGCAAACCCAGGGTGCTGAGGCACGAGCGAGACCACTTTAAGAAGGAAGAGAAACTTAGCAAAATGAAGTCAGAAGAAAAAGAATGGCTCTTTAAAGATGATATAATAAAGGTCTCCAAAGACGAGAAGTCGCTGAAGAGAGTGAGGGAGCTGAGCAGGTCCTTCCGAGAAGACAAGGAGCGGGCAAACAGAGTGGAGAAGGACAAGCCGGCCAAGGAGAAGTCCCCCAAAGAGGAGAAGCTCCGGCCGCacaaggaggagaggaagaaaaaggcgAAGGAGCGGCCCTCCAAGGCCGAGAAGAAGGAGGACAGGGCCTCGAAAGACAAGGAGAAGCCCAAGAGGGAGCGAGCCCCACGGGAAGACTGCGCCTTCGACGACTACTGCAGCAAGGGCCCTTTCCTGGAGAACGAAGACAGCAAGTTCAGCCTCTCCGACGACCAGCACGAGAGGTGGTTCTCGGACCTGTCCGACTCCACCTTCGACTTGAGGGGGGAGGACAGCTGGGACTCTCCGGGGACGGACTACAGGGACATGAAGAGTGACCCCGTGGCCAAGCTCATCCTGGAGCCCGTGAAGGACGACAGCAAGGAGAGGAAGCGGGACGCCAAGGCCCGCGAGAAGCCCCGCGACCTGAGGGACGCCTTCTTCCGGAAGAGAGACCGGGACTATCTGGACAAGAACACCGAGAAGAGGAAAGAGCAGGCCGAGAAGCACAGAGGCCTCCCTGGCTACCTGCCGgagaaagacaagaagaggagggAGCTCCCAGACGGGGCCCGGAAGCGGCCCGAGGAGGCGCACAGAGAGGACGGGAGGGAGCACGGCGTCGGTGACAGCGACTTCCCCCggggcctggagccctgggagaGGCACCATCCCGCCCGAGAGCGCGAGAAGAGAGAGGGCCccgagaaggagaggaaggagaaggcgaAGGCCGACAAGTACAAGGAGAAATCCGGCGACAGGGACAGGGGCGACAGGTCGGCCCTGGACAAGGGTCCCAAGGACAAGGAGTTCGACAAGAGTGGCAAAGACAAGAAAGAGACCAAGGAGAAGCACAAAGACATGCACGGCAAAGACAAGGAGAGGAAGGCGTCCCTGGAGCAGGGGCGGGAGCGGAAGGAGAGGCCGTTCCCCGGCTCGGCCCCCGAAGACCTGCCCGAGAGGAAGGGCAAGGAGAAGAGCTGGTACATGGCCGACATCTTCACGGACGAGAGCGAGGACGAGAAGGAGGGCCTTGGGGACGGGCTCCAGGACCGCGAGGACGGCCGGGAGCCGCACCCCCCAGACAGACACAGGAAGCCGCCCGCAGACAGGCCGCACGCCGAGAAGCCCAAAGACAAGGACCCCAGGGACAAGAGGAAGGACGGCGGCAAGGAGCGGAAGGAGAAGCCCCTGGAGAAGGGCAGGGAGAAGCGGGAGAAGGAGCCCGCGGACAGGGCCAGAGAGCGGCGCGAGCGGCCCACCAGCGACGCCGCCCCGGACAGGAGGAGCAAGCAGAAGCTGCCCGACAAGGCGGACAAGAGGCACTGCTCCGAAGACAAGGCCAAGAGCAAGCACCGGGAGAAGGCGGACAAGGAGCACGCCAGGGACAGGAAGTCGGCCCGGAGTGCGGACGCCGAGCGGAGCCTCCTGGAgaagctggaggaggaggccctGCACGAGTGCCGCGAGGACTGCGCCGACCGGATGAGCGAGGCCTCGTCCGACAGCTTTGCCGAGCACGGGCAGGACCCCGGCCTGAGCGCCCTCCTGGAGCTGTCCTTCACGGAGCCGCCGGCTGACGACAAAGCCAAGGAGGCCGGCAGCCTGCCTGAGCGGCTGAGGGAGAAGGAGCGGCACAGGCACTCCTCGTCCTCGTCCAAGAAGAGCCACGACCGAGCCAAGAAGGAGAAGGCCGAGAGGAAGGAGCGCAGTGAGGACCGGCAGGGCTGCGGCCAGGGCGAGAAGGAGCTGCTGGGTGCCGACCCCTGTGGCCCTCCCTACGGCCTGGGAGCCGACGCGGAGGACGCGCCGGAGCGGACCGTGGACTTGCTCTCCGCCGAGAAGAAAGACAGAAACGACCCCGAGCGCGAGCCTGCCAGGAGGGCAGAGAAGGAGCTCAAGCCGTACGGGTCCAGCGCCCTCAGCATcttgaaggagaagaagaggagagagagacacagggagaagtgGCGCGAGGAGAGGGACAAGCACAGGGACCGCCACGCCAGGGACAAGGACAACCCCCCGGGCGCCTTCAAGGACAAGGCCCGGGACGAGGGCCTGCGGCCGGGCGAGGCCCGAGTGAAGGAGAAGCAGGACCGGGGTGACGCGGGGAAGCTGGGCGCCGGGAGTGAGAAGCCGCCGGCcctgccgccgcccccgccgccccgggACGTGGGCAGAAAGGATGGCCGGCCACGCGAGAAGCTGCTGGGGGATGGTGACCTCATGATGACGAGCTTCGAGCGGATGCTGTCCCAGAAGGACCTGGAGGTGGAGGAGCGGCACAAAAGGCACAAGGAGCGCATGAAGCAGATGGAGAAGATGCGGCACCGCTCGGGGGACCCCAGGCTCAAGGAGAAGGCCAAGGCAGCCGATGAGGGGCGCAAGAAGGGCCTCGACCTCCCCCTGAAGAAGCCGCTGGGACCCGAGCCCCCCTGCAGAGACCGGAAGCTCAAGGAGGCAGCGCCCACTGCACCTGCCGCCGAGAGCAAGCTGCACGGGGGGCCGGGCACCGAACCCAAAGACTGGCTCACCGGGCCTCCTGTGAAGGAGGGCCTGCCCGCCTCCCCGAGGCCCGACCAGGGCCGGCCGACTGGGGTGCCGACGCCCACCTCAGTGGTGTCCTGCCCCAGCTACGAGGAGGTGATGCACACGCCCAGGACCCCGTCCTGCTCTGCCGAGGACTACACTGACCTGGTGTTCGACTGCGCCGACTCCCAGCACTCGATGGCCGTCTCCGCcacctccacaaatgcctgctcccCCTCGTTTTTTGACAGATTCTCCGTAGCCTCGAGTGGGCTCCCGGAAAACCCGAGCCAGACTCCCACGAGGCCTCTCTCCACAAGCCTGTATCGCTCTGTGTCTGTGGATGTCAGGAGGACCCCCGAGGAGGAGTTCAGCGTCGGGGACAAGCTGTTCCGGCAGCAGAGCGTCCCCGCAGCCTCCAGCTACAACTCCCCAGTGCAGCACCTGCTGGAAGACAAGGGGCCCCTGCCGGCTGTCCCCACGGACAAGTTTGCCTGCCTGTCCCCGGGCTACTACTCCCCGGACTATGGCCTCCCCTCGCCCAAGGCCGAGGCCCTGCACTGCCCTCCTGCAGCCGTGGTCAGTGTCACCCCCTCCCCTGAGGGCGTCTTCTCCAGTTTACAGGCCAAATCCTCCCCTTCTCCCAGAGGCGAACTGCTGGCCCCTCCTATCGAAGGGTCACTGGCTCCTGACCTGGGCCTTCCTCTGGACGCCACCGAGGACCAGCAAGCCACCGCCGCCATCATCCCCCCAGAGCCCAGCTACCTGGAGCCCCTGGACGAGGGCCCGTTCAGTGCCGTCATCACTGAGGAGCCTGTCGAGTGGGCCCACCCTGCGGCTGAGCAGGCCCTGTCCTCCGAAAACCCCGTCAGCTGGCCTGTGGGCTCAGAACTGCTGCTGAAGTCTCCTCAGAGGTTCCCAGAGTCCCCGAGGCATTTCTGCCCTGCAGagcccctccccactgctgcccctgGACCCTTGGGTGCCTCCGAAACCTCGTACCCCGTCTCTCCTGTTTCCTACCCTTTGCCAGTTCCCGAGCCGGGGCTGGAGGAAGCCAAAGACCATGGGGTGGAGACACTGCCGGTCGCTGTCGCCACAGCCGAGGAGGCCACGCCCTGTGCACCTCCCGCGAGGCTGGGGCCCTTCTTCAGCAACTGCACCTCACTTCCAGAAGCACCCCTGGCCGTGGACCCCGAGCCTCCGTGTATGACCACCGTGGCTCCGGTGGAGCCTCTGGGAGCCTTGGAAAACAGTTTCCTGGACAGCAGCCAGAACCTGCCTGCCCTCGGCCAGGTGGAGCCGGTGACCTGGCCGGACGCCTTCCCCACCTCTGAGGACGACCTAGACCTAGGCCCCTTTTCGCTGCCAGAGCTTCCTCTGCAGGCCAAGGATGTTCCCGATGTCGAGGCCGAGCCTGTAGAAGCAGCTCTCGGTCCTCCAGAGAAGGTTCCTCCCGGGGCCCCTGTGGCCGCTGATGGTGGGGACGCCCCCTCCTTGCCTGCCGAGGAGCAGCCGGCGCCGCCCCCGGACCAGCCCTGCAGCCGGCCGTCCAGCGAGCACGAGAGCTCCGAGGCGCCGAGGGTGGAGCTGCCTGCAGAAGACACGGTGGAAGCAGGGACTGTGGCAGACGAGAGGGGCCCCGAGGCATCAGACTCTGGCTCGGCGCCTGCAGCTGCTGGACCACAACCCCTGGTGGGCAAGGACGAAGAGACCGAGGCCGCCGACCACTCTGCCGCCTCTCAGTGCGCACCTGATGGCCCCACCGTGGACAGCTCGACGCAGAGCTCGACGCAGCCGAAGGCCATGGACGGTGCTGGCCGGGACGAGGAAGAGGCCGTGCCTGCCCATGCCCCGGCCCTGGCCGAGAACCCCCCAAGTGGCCTGCAGTCGGAGGCCACGGAGCCAGAGCCCAAGCCTCCAGCCGAAGCACCCCGAGTCCCCAAGGTGGAGGAGATCCCCCAACGCATGACCAGGAACCGAGCCCAGATGCTGGCCAGTCAGAGCAAGCAGAGCACGCCCCCTgctgagagggaggccccgcccacccctgcccccagggccaaGGCCCGGGGCTCAGAGGAGGAGGACGCCCAGTCCCAGCACCCCCGAAAGCGCCGCTTCCAGCGCTCcagccagcagctgcagcagtTGCACACGTCCACGCAGCAGACGCGGGAGGTCATCCAGCAGACGCTGGCCGCCATTGTGGACGCCATCAAGCTGGACGCCATCGAGCCCTACCACAGCGACAGGTCCAACCCCTACTTTGAGTACCTTCAGATCAGGAAGAAGATCGAGGAGAAGCGTAAGATCCTATGCTTCATCCCGCCCCAGGCGCCCCAGTGCTACGCCGAGTACGTCACCTACACTGGCTCCTACCTGCTGGACGGCAAGCCTCTCAGCAAACTCCACATCCCTGTG ATtgcgccccctccctccctggcagAGCCCCTGAAGGAGCTGTTCAAGCAGCAGGAGGCGGTGCGGGGgaagctgcgtctgcagcacagCATCGAGCGG GAGAAGCTGATTGTGTCCTGTGAGCAGGAGATCCTGCGGGTGCACTGCCGGGCCGCCAGGACCATCGCCAACCAGGCAGTCCCGTTCAGCGCCTGCACCATGCTGCTGGACTCGGAGGTCTACAACATGCCTCTGGAGAGCCAG GGGGACGAGAACAAGTCGGTGCGGGACCGCTTCAACGCCCGCCAGTTCATCTCCTGGCTGCAGGACGTGGATGACAAGTACGACCGCATGAAG ACGTGCCTGCTCATGCGGCAGCAGCACGAGGCCGCCGCCCTGAATGCCGTGCAGAGGATGGAGTGGCAGCTGAAGGTGCAGGAGCTGGACCCCGCCGGGCACAAGTCCCTGTGTGTGAACGAGGTGCCCTCCTTCTACGTGCCCATGGTCGACGTCAATGACGACTTCGTGCTGCTGCCGGCGTGA